One window from the genome of Lentibacillus daqui encodes:
- the qoxD gene encoding cytochrome aa3 quinol oxidase subunit IV codes for MGELFPKKQVMGFIFSLVLTLIALAVYFFDLSFTAGMTILLITAFVQAFVQLIIFMHAGETKDKHSIYTNLAYGFAIALASIFGTLLIMIWDMA; via the coding sequence ATGGGTGAGTTATTTCCGAAAAAACAAGTAATGGGCTTCATCTTTTCCTTAGTGCTTACCCTGATTGCACTGGCTGTTTATTTCTTTGATTTGTCGTTTACGGCGGGGATGACGATCCTCCTTATTACCGCATTTGTGCAAGCTTTTGTTCAGCTGATTATCTTCATGCACGCTGGTGAAACGAAGGATAAACATTCCATCTATACGAATTTAGCTTACGGATTTGCGATTGCACTGGCAAGTATATTCGGCACCCTGCTCATTATGATATGGGATATGGCTTAA